The Triticum urartu cultivar G1812 chromosome 5, Tu2.1, whole genome shotgun sequence genome contains the following window.
GTTTAAAGTTAAGGACATTATCACTTTCTGTGCACCGGAGGTTGATCTTCCAAATAATGATCTTGAAAAGGTTGGGTTTGTTTCTTCACTTTGTCTGTATATTCTGGTTAGCCATGAACTGAACATTGTTGCATGTGTGCAGCAATTATTGTCTTGCAGGGAAAAGGTCGAATCCCTGGAGGAAGTGAAGTAATTTCTTTATACCATCTGTGAGCTTCTTTAGTTTCTTACCATGTATTCCTGTTCAGTTACTAGAGTAAAAAACAAAATACTTCTCTTGCTAGCTTGTATTGGTAACTTCCTGGTAACATGTTTTGTTTAATCTTGTCGTAAGGTTCTGAAACATGGGAAGTTGCTTGAGGAGATAATTACTGAGAAGGTACCTCAGTTGCTTATTTCACTGTCCAAATTCTGAATGATGACAATTGTGTCACTGTGTAGTATGTTTGCACCTGAAAAGAAGATGAGGTTCTTTATATGAACTAATACATCTCTTTTCTTGCTCTATCCATTGACTGTTCCTGTATAAGAAAGTTGATGTAGCAACAATCAATACTTGTCACTTCTGTGAGAAATTTATGCTTACATTTGCGTATGCCATGTTTCAGAATATACTTGTTCCATCCATGTGCTGGACTCTGGAGTTTGGTGTAGAAAGCAGTGCTTTATTACTACTTCCTTTTTGTTCAACTCGGCCTAAAAATGTCAGATAAATAAATAAGTTTGCCCAACAGGATTTTTTAACTATGGAGTCGAGTTTATGCTGTTGATTTCTTTCTTGGAGACCACATCCAGAGAGGCAGTGGAGGATGCATTAGCTCATCTTCAGAAGCTGTGCATTATCTCCTCTTAAAAACGTCAGACAGTGCAGGCAACCTCAGGTATGGCGAAAACGGGTTTCTTTGCAGTGCACATGACTGCTCTTTCTAACTTGATCTGCTTGACTACTTATAATTTGCACAAACATTCTCCTGCATAGTTTGTCCCGTATCATATGCTGATGTCATATTTCGAATCAGGTTGTTGTCTGTATCATATGGATAATATGCAGTCACGATGTTGTCTATATCTAGATGTAGAACAAAGCTAGAATGACGGAGAAAGATCTTCAGCAATCACCAAGGCTGATTACTATCTTTTCTTGTTTTCTGCAGTTGATGACTTCAAATTTTTCAAGGAGTGTACAAGGGTGTAAGGTTTCTGCACTTGTATTCATAGAAATCTGGGTGTTGGTAAATCTGTTTCCAATGGATTTTGAAGGGGAACTTTTGTTTTTATCGATGATCAGACAATACTAAGAGACTAACAAGAATATGGTAAATTACTAGATCATCCGTAGTTCGACAGACTAGAACTTGCCGTGGTTACTTTCTTAGGGTTCTGAAAATAATTTCTCTGAAACTGAATCATTCAGTCATACCTTCAGTTGAGTAAATAATGGCTCTGAAAACTGGGATCTCTCATCTTGGTTACCTTAACCTATTGCACTGCAAAACCTGAAGCTCAAGCTAGGCTAGGCTCACAGAATAATGGTGATGATTAGTTAGCTAAAATCTGAAACTCTCTGCCCACTTGCTCTAGCTGACAGCAAGAATAATGAATAGTAAGCACTATGCTTGATTGTGTCCTGAATGCCTAATCAAGTTTCATCTGAATACAATTTCATTGTGTTTGACTTGAGAAATCGGTGCAGATGTTGGCGTCAAAGTTTTGTCTGGCCACGGAGAGATGCCTGGAGTTCCAGTACAGGCAATCTCTCTCTCGGGTATGACGAAAACGGGTCTCTTTTGCTTCTGCCATGACTCTGAATCTCCACTGCACTTGACTGCACCCTCTATCTTGATCTGTTTGACAACTTATAATTTCCACAAACATTCCCCTTCATAATCTGTCCTTGGTCTGAAAGAACAATTCCTGATGATATACTTCAGGTCAGGTTGCCATTATCCGTTTTCCTTCCAGTAAGTTTTCACTAGATTTCGTTTCTAAACCATGTAGATTGTAGAGCAAAGATAGATGATGGACTCACCAGGGCTGATTACTACTACCTTTTTCTTGATTCCTGCAGTTGACGACTTCAAATTGTTTAAGGAGAGAATGGCATAAAAGGATGTAAGGTTTCTGTGCTTGCATCCATGTAAATCTGGGAGTCGGTCAATTCTGTTTGAATAAGGGGAATTTTGTTTTTCATCAAGGACAAGACAATAATAAGATATTAATAAAAGTAAACAAATGCTCAGAAAACTCGCTTCGCTTTTGTGCCACTTCAGTTCAGTAAGTTGGAACATTCTTACCCAACGAAATTAGATAATTTATACCTTCAGCTCAGAACCTATTGCGGTTACTTTCCTTGGGCTCTGAAAACTTTAGTTCAGTAAACGTACGATTGCTCCGAAAACCGGGATCTCTCATCTTAGTTACCTGTACTTAGTCTTTCCGCTGGGTCATATTCCGAACTACGGCACTGATccgttcgtggtcgctactcacccagacggaggccagggagcatttggttactgggtctttccgctgggagatggtagctcgggatattttcaaccggtttggatggcggtcatgtaataggataggcattTAGATTCCCTATCTATTTtttagccagccggttgtggcgttTTTTCTCGGCTAGTTGGTGTTTCTAGCCCCTTTTTGGCTCCGTGTGAGCTGTCTGTGTTTTTTTATTATTTGTGGAGACCTTTGGAACCATGTTGACACTACTTTATTTGGTTAATAAGAGGGCCGTATGCAtctttctgatgcagaggccggggaatcaccccttttccaaaaaaaaaagTTACCTGTACTTAGTGCATTGCAAAACCAGAACCTCAAGCTAGGCtcacagaagggtgatgatgatTAGTAGCTAAGATTATGCTCGATTGTGTTGCCGATGTCTAACCAAGCTCCATCTCAATGTACTTTCTTTGTGTTTGCCTTGTGGGATGCATCCGAGTTTTATCCGATCGCGGAGAGATGCCTCGAGCTGCATTTGGTTCGTGGTCAACCACTCAACCCTGTCCCCGTGGGCAACCAGCTGATGTAGACCTCTGAGCCGTCGTGCTCTGAACCTGAACCTTAACCTGGACCTGGACTGGATCGGTCTGTATATTTTTGAGTTGTTCAAAGTAAGAGATGCTGAAACGGAACCTCCGTCGTCAGTGTGCTTGGTTTCTGTAGATTTTGAAGATGACATTATCCCTCTCTTTCAGAGGGGCGAGGTAATGTAATTGACATTGTGTTGCACAGATTGTTATCTTCCTTTTTCTTAGCACTGCATCTGGACATGATTTTGCTTTTGTAAACAAGATTTTAACTAATGCTGTTGATATCTTTCTTGTAGACCACATCCGGAGAGGCAGTGGAGGATGCATCTTCAGAAGCTGATCATCCACTATACTTCTTTCATTGTGCAGGCAACCTCAGCTCAGGTATGATTAAGCGGGTTTCTTTTGCTTCCGCCGGTACGACTCTGAATCTCCACTGCATCTTGAGCACACCTTCTATTTTGATCTGCTTGACAGCTTATAATTTGCACAGACATTCCCTTGCATAGTTTGTCCTTTGTCTGAAAGAAACAATCCTGATGTTATATTTCAAATCAGGTTATGAATGTCCTTGGTCCTCGGTAAATTCTGTTTTGAATGAAGGAGAACTTTGTTTTTTTATCAAGGACCAGATAATAATAAGATATTTACAAAAGTAAAGAAGTGCCCTGAAAACTGGCTTCGCTACTGTGTAACTAAAGTTCAGTAGTAAGTTGGATCATTAACACCCAAAGAAATTAGATCATTTATAGATTCAGCTCAGAACCTGTTGTTACTTTCTTGGGCCTCTGAAAATAGACCGTTCAGCTCAATAAAAAGTTGCTGTGAAAGTTGTGATCTCTTGGCTACCTGCCGCATTGGAAACCCGATATGCTCAAGCTAGGCGAGCGGAACAATGACGATTAGTGGCCTAAAATCAGGAGATACCGAGCTCGAAAACTCTGAAACTGAAACTCTCTACACATTTCTCTAGCGGACAGCAAGCCCTATGCTTGGTTGTGTCGCGGCCCTATATAACTTCTTTGTGTTTGCCTTGTGAGATGTAGGTGCAGGTGTTGAAGTTTCATCCGGTCGCGGAGAGATGCATTTCGTCGTCGACCCTTGATGTGGGCAGCGAGCTTGCAAATCATGGTGATTGCTTTTCTGGATGCTGTTTTTCCTTGTCTCTCTTGTGACTCTTGACCACGTTGATGTAACTAAGCTAGTGTGTGCGGCGCTTTTCTTCATTGAAACTGGCAGTTGTACTCCATCTGCTTGCCCAGATGCCCGAGCCAAACCTGAAGCTCCTCACATCAACACGCCTTTCCAATCTTCACATCAAAACTGGCAGTTTTACTTCATCAAAATCGAAGCAGCAGAGAAGAGCTAGTCACAATTCACAAACAATAACAGGGGGAACAAAAGACTACATAATTTGTGTCATGGCAGGTCGCAAAGAATATTATTTCCCACACGGCTCCCGAAAGGGACCGGGCTCAACTATCATTACAATAACATAATAGATAATAGGTTTCAAAAGGATCAAGCCCCAACATAAAGAACAATAACAACTAGAGCATCTCTCTTAACAGAGGGCCTGGAGCAGAAAAGATTCAATACCGCCAGGGGTGGGTTGCTTGAAAAACACGTTGGCGTGTTCTTCCATGAGCCACGCAACGGTCATGAGCTCGCCGCCGCGGTTTATCTGGCTGGCATGGGCATCTCTGCTGCACTGGACGGAAGCGAAGACGAGCAGACGCACCCATGCATCCAAGATGAGCGCCAACGCCTTGGGCATATCAAACACACCACCTCCGGCTCCGTTGCATGAGTGTTCCAGATCTGGCATCAGACGCTCCAGTTTATCCATGGCGACATGATCACGATCCTCGTAACAAGATATGATGCCAGGCTTATCACCGTTGCCTGCATCTACAAGTTCCAGCATCAGCCTGGCATATAAAGTCCCATGCCAGAGAGTTACGCATGCCTCTCCCATATCCTCGTGCGTGCGGTCTTGCAGGATGCTGAGAAGCCTCTTCACGCTATCTATAGAGGAAGTATGGCTACCCCATGGACAACATATGCACCTCAAATCTTCGACGGTTGATTCGTACATGCTGCGTAGTTCAAGACCGGGTATCATGTCAGGACGTACCGCTACGAGGAATACCATGTAATCTGACAGGGCCTTGATCGCCTTCAGATAAGTGGATGATGCCGCATCCTTGGGGGTGTCGATGGACAAGAGGAAAACATTTGTGAAGACGTGCCAGGTAAGGATCACCTCTTGGAGTTCGGCATCAAAGTTGAGAGCATCGTCTAATCTCTCGCGCCTCCTGGCAGTTTCATTGTATAGTGCAGGACGAAAGCCTGGCAAATCATTCATAGGTGGCATCATCCCCATGAGTCCTACCATGCCATTCTCGCAAGGTGAGGACTCAATCTCATTTTCTGCACTTGGATGGTGAATCTTCTTCACTAGTTGCCATACATGTTTGAACACCAACTCCTTGACATCCTGTGAAATCACTAGGGTTTCAGAGCAACGCCATTTGTTCCACCAATCCTCCAGGCCCATCATCTTGGCCACTCTGCTTCTTATCTTGTACGTGTCAGGGGAGAAGAAATGCAACAAGTTGAACTGCCCAATTGAGCCTGACCACCCTCTACTGCCGGCAGCCTTGACACGCCGACGAAGAGACAGGATGACAAGACCAAGATTACTCCAGCCTCTGGTCCACAGGAAACTACATGACCAGGTCGACCCCAGAGTACTGAACACCGACGCCATGTCCAGAAGGAAGGCCCCGACCAACAAGATGTACGTGGTAACAACATCGACTCTGTTGTAACCATTTTTATCACCACTTAACTGGAACATGACGAACGCGGCGAGGGTGGCCAAGGGTGAAACCAGACGGAACAAGTAACCATACCAAGTATGGATCACCACTGCCTTGGTGTAGATGATGTCATACATGAGGGAGAGCTCCATCTCCACCACCTTGTACGTAGCTTTCCAGTTCCAGCTCTTCCATTCATATATAGATGCAAGTGACCCTGTACCTCTAACTTTGAAACTAAACAAAGCCACCGGAGAATCAGACATAGCACCCTTGCAAAGAGGGAGCATGGCTTGAGCAAACAACAGGAGCTCCTCTTCATCACACTCCTCTGCCCTCAATGCCTGGGGAGAAAGCTCATCATAATTAGGGAGACGCCGATGATTATTGATAGAGCTCCGGATGCTGACCAGGGTGGCGCACTTGAGGGCCCAAATCCTTTCTGCATACTTGATGAGACCAATGGCGAATATCAAGCCGGTAGCCAATCCCAGGGAGGTGGGGATCTCCATGATGTGCTTATAGAGGACATAGGCAACCCCAAAGGCTTGGACGCCAAGATTTAGCAGGTGGCGTGGCCAGAGCTTGTTGTCCTCGAGGGCGTAGCCGGTGATGGTGTCCTGGCTACCAAGATGCACCAGGAGAAAGGGCGCCCAGAATACCGCGAGCTTCTGCTTGCGTGGCGAACCATTGATTGAGAGATGGCCGAGAGTGTAGACAGCGGTGGAGTCAGCCATGAGGTACACTAACCACAGGAGGATCCTCAGCACGGCGGAGGATCCGTGCCGACGGGTCCTAGCGAAGACAAAGAGGAAAATCTGCAGTGTGAAGCTGAGTAGGACAAGGATTTGGGTCGCCCATTCATTCCAGAGCTGCAGCATCGGACGTCCAGACATTGCTCCTCCGGAAATTGATTTACTGTAACAAAAAAAAGCTCTTATTAGCAACTAAATCTATGCATATTCCTTTAATTCGATAAAGAACACTTGATTAAGCATCAAGTTGAGATAAAATGCACCGGCCTCGGTAACAATAGGTTGCCAAGAGGTTGTTAAGACATTGAAGATCTATGCATTGTTATCTGCATATGCAAAGAAGTCTTTGTTGTTTATTATCAAAAATCAAGCCTACAGCAGCTGGCACAGTAAGTATTCTCTGGCCAAAGAAGAATGAAAGCAAAACGGCACCTTCACCAGCCCCATACGCCCAACACCCATCATCAAGAACAAACAGGCAACTAGCCTTTTGAAGTTTGAAAAAACAACTATACAAGTAAAAGAGCTATATCGCATCTTACTACCAATAAGTTCAGCAGCAAATAGACATTTAGACCAAACTTCCGAAATCTTCCATTGTATTAGTACTTAGTTATACACTACTACAACCAAATGATGGGGCCTCTTAGAACTAAATGCTATAATTAGTGCTACATTCAGTATATATATTACCGGCCACTCAGATCTGTattttttcctcttttttccaATTAAGAACACTCAAATATGCATTAAGATCATATAAAATGCATCACCCTCTGCAATAGCACGATACCGGCAGCAGCAAGAAGGCAATAACATACAGGCAACCAGCCATTTTTTTTTGACAACGGGTGTTTTTTATTGACTCAAACTTAGCATCAAGCGATACAATTGTAATGAGTacacacccggcctctgcataactaGGATGCACACATCCAACACTAACACACACACGCAAAGTATCACGTCGGCAAATAGCAAAGTCATTCAAGACCGAAGCTATGCCTAGGCGAAggggaaaaggaaaaaaaatcccAAAAGTGATCAAAACAATGATTGATGACATACAACAGTGGACATCGGCTCCAATCATCTCTTGACAGCACGAGGGCTACAAAGATGGTTCTTCAAAAGCGACGTCTTCAGGAAGAGAACGATGTGCAAGCGCCGCCGTCGCCTGATCCGACCATTAAAGATCAAATCGTGGATTTTCACCTTGAAGATCAAGTCCAAGTAAACTCCGAGCAATGCCTTCATCAAGGATACGACGCATAGAAAGCTGCCGGCCATTTGAAGCTTGCCAACACAAGTACAGGTAAAAGAGCTACACCGCATCGCACTACCGAAAAGTCTAACAGAAAAAACTGCGATGCCCACTAAACTTGAGGTATCTTCCTGAAACAGAGCTTCATTGTACGCAAGGAATGCGTATGCATGCATGACGAGTAACTGCAAACTACTCG
Protein-coding sequences here:
- the LOC125506543 gene encoding uncharacterized protein LOC125506543, with protein sequence MSGRPMLQLWNEWATQILVLLSFTLQIFLFVFARTRRHGSSAVLRILLWLVYLMADSTAVYTLGHLSINGSPRKQKLAVFWAPFLLVHLGSQDTITGYALEDNKLWPRHLLNLGVQAFGVAYVLYKHIMEIPTSLGLATGLIFAIGLIKYAERIWALKCATLVSIRSSINNHRRLPNYDELSPQALRAEECDEEELLLFAQAMLPLCKGAMSDSPVALFSFKVRGTGSLASIYEWKSWNWKATYKVVEMELSLMYDIIYTKAVVIHTWYGYLFRLVSPLATLAAFVMFQLSGDKNGYNRVDVVTTYILLVGAFLLDMASVFSTLGSTWSCSFLWTRGWSNLGLVILSLRRRVKAAGSRGWSGSIGQFNLLHFFSPDTYKIRSRVAKMMGLEDWWNKWRCSETLVISQDVKELVFKHVWQLVKKIHHPSAENEIESSPCENGMVGLMGMMPPMNDLPGFRPALYNETARRRERLDDALNFDAELQEVILTWHVFTNVFLLSIDTPKDAASSTYLKAIKALSDYMVFLVAVRPDMIPGLELRSMYESTVEDLRCICCPWGSHTSSIDSVKRLLSILQDRTHEDMGEACVTLWHGTLYARLMLELVDAGNGDKPGIISCYEDRDHVAMDKLERLMPDLEHSCNGAGGGVFDMPKALALILDAWVRLLVFASVQCSRDAHASQINRGGELMTVAWLMEEHANVFFKQPTPGGIESFLLQALC